In a single window of the Elusimicrobiota bacterium genome:
- a CDS encoding DUF5752 family protein: MPNPFHFYTRLNLTELLGKKATNLAELLERLKTVPGSSIYYHTHRFLQQHHFLSPEPPNDFAYWVSNVLQEDELGEQLAAVDIIQFKKIAELRERFVAIIEKHINKKNTLHEISVGDEFHFMKSVTFIIPTQYTANNLTEFLQAVKKISIHSIYYHMFEARLRLGKGTNDFSNWLETELNETELAKLISELDPYTQTLESLRQKIICMIETK, translated from the coding sequence ATGCCTAATCCATTCCATTTTTATACCCGACTGAACCTCACGGAACTTTTAGGAAAAAAAGCAACAAATCTTGCTGAATTACTTGAAAGACTTAAAACTGTGCCAGGTTCATCTATTTATTACCATACCCACCGTTTTCTTCAGCAACACCATTTCTTATCACCTGAACCACCGAACGATTTCGCATACTGGGTGAGTAATGTTTTACAGGAAGATGAATTAGGCGAACAACTCGCAGCCGTTGATATAATTCAGTTCAAAAAAATTGCAGAATTACGAGAACGATTTGTAGCAATAATAGAAAAACATATAAATAAAAAAAATACGCTTCACGAAATTTCTGTTGGCGATGAATTCCATTTTATGAAATCTGTAACATTTATTATCCCAACGCAATATACGGCGAATAATTTAACTGAGTTTCTACAAGCAGTAAAAAAGATTTCTATCCATTCTATATATTATCATATGTTTGAAGCACGACTCCGACTTGGAAAAGGAACTAACGATTTCTCTAACTGGCTTGAAACTGAATTAAACGAAACCGAACTGGCAAAACTGATTTCTGAACTTGACCCGTATACGCAGACACTGGAATCACTGCGACAAAAAATAATCTGTATGATTGAAACGAAATAA
- a CDS encoding GxxExxY protein, with translation MNADYQDFKYKELTEKIIKAFYQVFNTLGYGFLEKVYENSLLIELKKMGLKVVTQSPIKVLYDNQIVGEYFADILVDDKVIVEIKSAKILIDEHEAQLLNYLKATDIEVGLLLNFGPKAEIKRYAFDNLRK, from the coding sequence ATGAACGCAGATTATCAGGATTTTAAGTATAAAGAGTTAACAGAGAAAATAATAAAGGCCTTTTACCAAGTATTTAATACTCTTGGTTATGGTTTCTTAGAAAAAGTATATGAGAATTCGTTATTGATAGAATTAAAGAAAATGGGACTTAAGGTTGTTACTCAATCACCGATTAAAGTATTGTATGATAACCAGATAGTAGGCGAGTATTTTGCTGATATATTAGTTGATGACAAAGTAATTGTTGAAATTAAGTCGGCTAAAATACTGATAGACGAACACGAGGCACAATTATTAAATTACTTAAAAGCTACAGATATAGAAGTAGGATTGTTATTAAACTTTGGACCAAAAGCAGAGATTAAACGGTATGCTTTTGATAATTTAAGAAAATAG
- the otsB gene encoding trehalose-phosphatase: MNYFFSEWKRINKRLTNKKRIFFFDYDGTLTPIVKKPEYAKLDSQIKWLLKKLSEKYTVAIISGRPLYDIKKQVGLKNIIYSGNHGFEIETQINTDKKHRFTQIFIHPEAQKIKPIIQRIRPVLEKKIKNIKGAFVENKGLILSIHWRLVDKRYIPKLFVIIREVIRTNSRVVLTKGKKVWEIRPNINWDKGKAVRFILSLFPLPSSLFPVYIGDDTTDEDAFKMLKNGITVRIGKLTKSNANYYLKNQSEIIKFLKTLSPELK; the protein is encoded by the coding sequence ATGAATTACTTTTTTAGTGAATGGAAAAGAATCAACAAAAGATTGACGAACAAAAAAAGGATTTTTTTCTTTGATTACGATGGAACACTAACACCAATTGTTAAGAAACCAGAATATGCAAAATTAGATTCACAGATAAAATGGCTTTTGAAAAAACTCTCAGAAAAATATACAGTCGCAATTATTTCAGGTCGGCCGCTTTATGATATTAAAAAACAAGTCGGGCTTAAAAATATCATCTATTCCGGTAATCACGGGTTTGAAATTGAAACACAGATTAACACAGATAAGAAACACAGATTCACACAGATATTTATTCATCCTGAAGCCCAAAAAATAAAGCCGATTATACAGAGAATCCGACCTGTGCTTGAAAAAAAAATAAAAAATATAAAAGGAGCGTTTGTAGAAAATAAGGGTTTAATTTTAAGTATCCACTGGCGATTGGTTGATAAAAGATATATACCAAAATTATTCGTGATAATTCGTGAAGTTATTCGCACTAATTCGCGTGTTGTTCTCACGAAAGGTAAAAAGGTATGGGAAATCAGACCGAATATAAACTGGGATAAAGGCAAAGCGGTAAGGTTTATCCTTTCCCTCTTCCCTCTTCCCTCTTCCCTCTTCCCTGTTTATATCGGTGATGACACAACCGACGAAGACGCATTCAAAATGTTAAAAAATGGTATCACAGTAAGAATCGGAAAATTAACAAAATCAAACGCAAATTATTATCTCAAAAATCAATCTGAAATAATAAAATTTCTTAAAACGCTAAGCCCTGAACTTAAGTAA
- a CDS encoding trehalose-6-phosphate synthase — MWTKETLQQLIKEKLADYKFIVVSNRQPYSFEYSGRKIKYTKTIGGLVTAVDPVMQTAGGVWVAYSSGDADTDIIDKNNTVKVPPEKNTYTQKLVFLSKEEENGYYYGYANQSLWPLCHIAYRQPIFDSAHWQYYKNVNQKFAESVSELFDEQKPFIWLQDYHLTLCAKYIKEKKPDAIVSIFWHIPWPNPEVFRVCPQKLEILEGLLSNDLLGFHIRYHCHRFLETCELELEAKVDWEESSVTYKGHKTLIRDFPISVDFEQLAEMASDNKVTKEVDNLPSQIDPPYEILALSIDRVDYTKGIIEKIRAVDRFLEKYPQYQKKFVFFQKGALSRLHIKTYKNLINEIQSVAEEVNWKYHTGNWYPIVLLNSKIDYTTHLALYRACDLCLVGSLHDGMNLVAKEFISANVDLKGILMLSKFTGSARELKEAVLVNPYDTDGFADAIKEAIELPVDEKKERIKKMRNTIQENNIYKWAGKFITHLVKSGEQCPEP, encoded by the coding sequence ATGTGGACGAAAGAAACACTTCAGCAACTTATTAAAGAAAAACTTGCGGACTACAAGTTTATTGTTGTTTCTAACAGACAGCCGTATTCGTTTGAGTATTCCGGCAGAAAAATTAAATACACAAAAACTATTGGCGGACTTGTAACCGCAGTTGACCCTGTAATGCAAACTGCTGGCGGTGTATGGGTCGCATATTCTTCAGGTGATGCGGATACTGATATTATAGATAAAAATAATACCGTAAAAGTACCACCTGAAAAAAATACTTATACCCAGAAATTAGTTTTCCTGTCAAAAGAAGAAGAAAACGGGTATTATTACGGATATGCTAACCAATCGCTCTGGCCTTTGTGCCATATCGCATATCGTCAGCCGATTTTTGATTCTGCTCACTGGCAGTATTATAAAAATGTGAACCAAAAATTTGCCGAAAGCGTTTCAGAACTTTTTGACGAACAGAAGCCGTTTATATGGTTACAGGATTACCATTTAACGCTTTGTGCAAAATATATTAAAGAAAAAAAACCGGATGCAATTGTTTCTATTTTCTGGCATATCCCCTGGCCCAACCCGGAAGTATTCAGAGTCTGTCCACAGAAGTTAGAAATTTTAGAAGGGCTTCTATCAAATGATTTACTCGGGTTTCACATAAGGTATCACTGCCACAGGTTCTTAGAAACCTGTGAGTTAGAATTAGAGGCAAAAGTTGATTGGGAGGAATCATCCGTTACTTACAAAGGACATAAAACATTGATTCGTGATTTCCCAATCAGTGTTGATTTTGAACAATTAGCCGAGATGGCTTCCGACAATAAAGTAACAAAAGAGGTTGATAACTTGCCGTCCCAGATAGACCCGCCTTACGAGATTCTAGCATTAAGTATTGACCGTGTTGACTACACAAAAGGTATTATTGAAAAAATTCGCGCAGTTGACAGATTCCTTGAAAAGTATCCGCAGTATCAGAAAAAATTCGTTTTCTTCCAGAAAGGTGCATTAAGCCGTCTCCATATCAAGACATATAAAAACCTGATAAATGAGATACAGTCAGTTGCAGAAGAAGTCAACTGGAAATACCACACTGGCAATTGGTATCCAATTGTTTTATTGAACAGTAAAATTGATTATACGACACATCTTGCATTATACCGTGCCTGTGATTTATGTCTTGTTGGTTCGCTACACGATGGAATGAATCTCGTTGCTAAAGAGTTTATCTCGGCAAATGTTGACTTGAAAGGAATACTTATGCTGTCAAAGTTTACAGGTTCTGCACGGGAATTAAAAGAAGCAGTGCTTGTTAATCCCTACGATACTGATGGTTTTGCAGATGCAATAAAAGAAGCGATTGAATTACCTGTTGACGAAAAAAAAGAACGAATAAAAAAGATGCGGAATACTATTCAAGAAAACAATATCTATAAATGGGCAGGTAAATTCATCACACACCTGGTAAAATCAGGCGAACAATGTCCAGAACCCTGA
- the secF gene encoding protein translocase subunit SecF encodes MIQLFKKTNFDFVGKRKSFFAVSSILILISIFSIFFHKGLNFGIDFTGGTLVQLKFNQLISLGDIRSALLKNGINCELQDFPQQHSVIIRIKKGTDEGIAKKIQQILSTEIQNNPFELERTEYVGPTIGKHLINQAFFALFWSFVGIIVYVAFRFKSGIWGVAGVVALIHDVFITIGLFSVINKEISITVIAALLTLAGYSINDTIVIFDRMRENIRLYRKETLYQLINRSVNETLSRTIITSLTVFLVLLSLFFLGGEVIHDFSLALLFGIVIGSYSTIFVAAPIVYEWEIKKTGSRKL; translated from the coding sequence ATGATCCAGCTTTTCAAAAAAACAAATTTTGATTTCGTCGGCAAACGAAAATCCTTTTTTGCTGTATCTTCAATCTTAATCTTAATCTCAATCTTTAGTATTTTTTTTCATAAAGGGCTGAATTTCGGAATTGATTTTACCGGCGGAACACTTGTTCAGTTAAAATTTAATCAACTGATTTCGCTTGGTGATATTCGTTCTGCCCTTTTAAAAAATGGAATCAATTGCGAACTTCAGGATTTTCCACAGCAACACTCTGTTATCATCAGAATAAAAAAAGGGACTGACGAAGGTATCGCAAAGAAGATTCAGCAGATATTAAGCACAGAAATCCAGAATAACCCGTTTGAACTTGAAAGAACCGAATATGTAGGTCCTACTATCGGCAAACATTTAATCAATCAAGCGTTTTTTGCACTGTTCTGGTCTTTCGTTGGTATTATTGTTTATGTTGCATTCAGATTTAAATCGGGCATCTGGGGTGTAGCGGGTGTTGTCGCACTTATACACGATGTATTCATTACCATCGGGCTTTTCTCGGTCATAAATAAAGAAATCTCAATCACTGTGATTGCCGCACTTTTGACACTTGCGGGATATTCTATAAATGATACTATTGTTATTTTTGATAGAATGCGTGAAAATATCCGGCTTTACAGAAAAGAAACACTGTATCAGTTAATCAACCGTTCTGTTAATGAAACGCTTTCCAGAACTATTATCACATCGCTTACCGTATTTCTGGTTCTTTTATCGCTCTTCTTTTTAGGTGGTGAAGTAATACACGATTTTTCACTCGCACTACTTTTTGGAATCGTCATCGGCTCGTATTCTACAATTTTCGTTGCCGCACCGATTGTCTACGAATGGGAAATAAAAAAAACAGGAAGTCGGAAGTTGTAG
- the secD gene encoding protein translocase subunit SecD, which yields MSIKKFKWILFWVVLLGAIYFLWPTFFWYQMSPKDRLKAQQTREKIVGKILNLGLDLQGGIHLVLEIDETKLGKDMNVSDALNRAIEIIRNRVDQFGVSEPFIAKQGEKWIVVQLPGIKDPQTAIDLIGKTALLEFRLVENTGAIEKVATKARELGVQLKDIYDENHQIKKEFAEFIPKDYEVLPGKEEGYFLVTATAQVTGAYLTDAKMKIGGQYNMPYVGIDFNRDGAKLFASVTEANIERRLAIVLDSVVQSAPVIRTRIPDGHAIIEGNFTAEEASGLAIVLRAGALPAPVRIIENRTVGPSLGRDSVKAGFVACLVGLLLVVSYMIFYYRFSGLIADAALLLNMLILLGLMSLFHATLTMPGIAGIILTIGMAVDANVLILERVREELRNGKTVRVAIDLGYEKAFSAILDANVTTLIAAAFLFQFGTGPVKGFAVTLTLGIIVSMYTAIVVTHQIYDSWLAGRQIEQLSI from the coding sequence ATGAGTATAAAAAAATTTAAATGGATACTTTTCTGGGTTGTGCTTTTAGGCGCTATTTATTTTCTATGGCCTACATTTTTCTGGTATCAGATGTCGCCAAAAGATAGGCTGAAAGCACAGCAAACCAGAGAAAAAATCGTCGGCAAAATCTTGAATCTTGGGCTTGATTTACAGGGTGGTATTCATCTGGTATTAGAAATTGATGAAACCAAACTGGGCAAGGATATGAATGTTTCAGATGCGCTAAATAGAGCGATAGAAATTATCCGAAACCGCGTAGACCAGTTTGGTGTTTCAGAACCGTTCATTGCGAAACAGGGTGAGAAATGGATTGTGGTTCAACTGCCTGGTATTAAAGACCCGCAAACCGCAATTGATTTAATAGGTAAGACCGCACTATTAGAGTTTCGGCTTGTAGAAAATACCGGTGCAATAGAAAAAGTTGCAACAAAAGCAAGAGAACTTGGGGTTCAACTTAAAGATATCTATGACGAAAACCATCAAATAAAAAAAGAGTTTGCAGAATTTATTCCAAAAGACTACGAAGTGCTGCCAGGTAAAGAGGAGGGCTATTTTCTGGTTACCGCAACCGCTCAGGTAACCGGCGCGTATCTGACTGATGCTAAAATGAAAATTGGCGGGCAGTACAATATGCCATATGTTGGAATTGATTTTAATAGAGACGGTGCTAAACTTTTTGCATCGGTAACTGAGGCGAATATAGAAAGACGACTGGCAATCGTTTTAGATAGTGTTGTTCAATCCGCACCTGTTATAAGAACAAGAATACCGGATGGACACGCTATTATTGAAGGTAATTTTACTGCTGAAGAGGCGTCAGGGCTGGCAATAGTGCTGCGTGCTGGTGCGCTTCCTGCACCGGTTAGAATTATAGAAAACAGAACTGTCGGGCCTTCGTTAGGCAGAGATTCTGTCAAAGCAGGATTTGTCGCATGTCTCGTCGGACTTCTGCTCGTTGTCAGTTATATGATTTTCTATTACAGGTTTTCCGGGCTGATTGCTGATGCGGCACTGCTGCTTAATATGCTGATTTTACTGGGTCTGATGTCGCTGTTTCATGCTACACTGACAATGCCGGGTATTGCAGGGATTATTCTGACAATCGGTATGGCTGTGGATGCTAATGTGCTTATTTTAGAACGAGTCCGTGAAGAATTACGAAACGGAAAAACCGTCCGGGTCGCGATTGATTTGGGCTACGAGAAAGCGTTTTCGGCAATTTTAGATGCTAATGTTACAACATTGATAGCTGCGGCATTCCTGTTCCAATTCGGGACAGGTCCTGTGAAAGGATTCGCAGTCACACTTACACTCGGAATCATTGTCTCAATGTATACTGCAATTGTTGTGACGCATCAGATATATGATTCATGGCTTGCAGGTCGGCAAATAGAACAGTTGTCTATATAA
- a CDS encoding HD domain-containing protein, with protein sequence MITLETIKTNPKVISFLEASNEYLGAIGYTEHGFRHADIVANLAKNVLTHLNYKEPLPELAAIAGYLHDIGNVVNRQDHISASALIAMDILTGLEMSVEDIAIVISAIGNHEEPVGEPVNPVAAALILADKADVHRSRVRNPNMIGLDIHDRVNYAVERSFLRVDSEKKIISLELTIDTNISQVMEYFEIFLSRMLICKKAAEYLNCDFDLYINETKLL encoded by the coding sequence ATGATTACATTAGAAACAATCAAAACAAATCCGAAAGTTATCTCGTTTTTAGAGGCATCAAATGAATATCTCGGCGCAATTGGTTATACCGAGCACGGATTCCGGCATGCAGATATTGTTGCTAATCTCGCTAAAAATGTGCTAACACATCTTAATTACAAAGAACCACTGCCTGAACTTGCTGCAATTGCCGGCTATTTACACGATATCGGAAATGTTGTTAATCGTCAAGACCATATTTCGGCAAGCGCACTGATAGCGATGGATATATTAACAGGATTAGAAATGTCAGTAGAAGATATTGCGATAGTTATCAGTGCGATTGGGAATCACGAAGAGCCCGTTGGCGAGCCGGTTAATCCGGTTGCCGCAGCGCTTATTCTTGCTGATAAAGCAGATGTGCACAGAAGCCGTGTTAGGAATCCGAATATGATAGGGCTTGATATTCACGACCGCGTCAATTACGCAGTTGAACGCTCGTTTTTAAGGGTAGATTCTGAGAAAAAAATAATTTCGTTAGAACTGACAATTGATACAAACATCTCGCAGGTGATGGAGTATTTTGAGATTTTTTTATCCAGAATGCTGATTTGCAAAAAAGCAGCAGAATACCTTAACTGCGATTTTGATTTGTATATAAACGAAACGAAACTATTGTAG
- the yajC gene encoding preprotein translocase subunit YajC, which produces MPEPISVNTPGGAMFSSLMPIFLIFIVFYFLLIRPQTKKQKEHQKMLDNLKKGDRIITSSGIYGTVQDFQGNNIKLKIAENVNIQILKTAISAVITERE; this is translated from the coding sequence ATGCCAGAACCGATTTCTGTAAATACACCAGGTGGTGCGATGTTTTCATCATTGATGCCGATTTTTTTGATTTTTATTGTTTTCTATTTTTTACTTATCAGACCGCAAACAAAAAAACAAAAAGAACATCAGAAAATGCTGGATAATCTGAAAAAAGGCGACCGAATAATTACCAGCAGTGGAATTTATGGCACTGTTCAGGATTTTCAAGGGAACAATATAAAATTGAAAATTGCAGAAAATGTGAATATCCAGATATTAAAAACAGCAATTTCAGCTGTGATAACAGAACGCGAATAA
- the tgt gene encoding tRNA guanosine(34) transglycosylase Tgt, with amino-acid sequence MGYNIKNFEVIKKEKKTRARAGILNTAHGRIETPCFMPVGTLGTVKTISPAELIELDAQIILANTYHLYLRPGIEIIKQAGGLHKFIGWNKPILTDSGGFQVFSQSRLKKITEDGVEFTSFVDGSKHFFTPEKVVEIQQVLGSDIMMVLDECVSYPVEHDYAKSSMELTLRWAERSKKKFRELSLEFRDKNSQLSTLNSQLLFGIIQGSTYTDLRRESAEKTVELDFDGYALGGLSVGEPKDLMYDIISATEQFLPENKPRYLMGVGTPEDLWECVEKGIDMFDCVLPTRNARNGQCFTSSGKVNLKNAEYKTDFSPLDIECDCYTCKNFTKAYLNHLVRSDEILGMRLNSLHNLYFIQRVIKKIQESIKAGTFLQERKKFLGV; translated from the coding sequence ATGGGGTATAATATTAAGAATTTTGAAGTCATAAAAAAAGAAAAAAAAACACGAGCACGAGCCGGTATCTTGAATACAGCACACGGCAGGATTGAGACACCGTGTTTTATGCCTGTCGGGACACTTGGAACAGTCAAGACAATTTCACCAGCCGAACTTATAGAACTTGATGCTCAAATTATTCTCGCAAATACATACCATTTATATCTTCGGCCTGGAATTGAGATAATAAAACAAGCAGGTGGCTTGCATAAATTTATCGGATGGAATAAACCAATTCTTACTGATTCCGGTGGCTTCCAGGTTTTTTCACAATCAAGATTAAAAAAAATTACAGAAGATGGTGTAGAGTTCACATCGTTTGTTGATGGCTCTAAACATTTCTTTACACCTGAAAAAGTAGTAGAAATTCAGCAGGTTCTCGGTTCTGATATTATGATGGTTTTAGATGAATGCGTTTCTTATCCCGTTGAACACGACTATGCGAAATCATCTATGGAGTTAACATTGCGATGGGCGGAAAGAAGCAAAAAAAAGTTTAGAGAACTTAGTTTAGAGTTTAGAGACAAAAACTCTCAACTCTCAACTCTCAACTCTCAACTGCTTTTTGGTATTATTCAAGGCTCAACTTATACAGATTTACGCCGCGAATCTGCTGAGAAAACGGTTGAACTGGATTTTGACGGTTATGCTTTAGGTGGGCTGTCCGTTGGCGAACCGAAGGACTTGATGTATGATATAATTTCCGCGACTGAACAGTTCCTGCCTGAAAATAAACCAAGATATCTAATGGGTGTTGGCACACCTGAAGATTTATGGGAATGCGTAGAAAAGGGTATTGATATGTTTGACTGCGTTCTACCGACAAGAAATGCAAGAAACGGGCAATGTTTTACATCGTCAGGTAAGGTGAATCTGAAAAATGCAGAATACAAAACCGATTTTTCACCGCTTGATATAGAATGTGATTGTTATACCTGCAAGAATTTTACAAAAGCATACTTGAACCATCTTGTAAGAAGCGACGAAATTTTAGGGATGCGATTGAATTCGTTGCATAACCTATATTTTATACAAAGAGTAATAAAGAAAATACAGGAAAGTATTAAAGCAGGAACATTTTTACAGGAACGAAAAAAATTTCTTGGTGTATAG
- a CDS encoding VanZ family protein yields the protein MDTDTKKFGLSKLTIGLAVFIILSASFTRYILNFLYKNVGKNNLQISAVLVFAVVGVLFVGYLIKASIPKTNLFIIIVLLLSGLVCSQFIKIVEERIHILEYGLLGWLAVCDVVDKQRHKTFLYAGGFVFLVGMLDEGFQYILPNRVCDIRDVVFNTIGGLWGIILRILKS from the coding sequence ATGGACACAGATACAAAAAAGTTTGGATTATCAAAACTGACAATCGGTTTAGCCGTGTTCATTATCCTGTCGGCAAGTTTCACAAGGTATATCTTGAATTTTTTGTATAAAAATGTAGGAAAAAACAATTTACAGATTTCAGCAGTTTTGGTTTTCGCAGTTGTCGGGGTTCTATTTGTTGGTTACCTTATAAAAGCCAGTATTCCCAAAACAAACTTATTTATTATTATTGTTTTGTTGCTTTCAGGTCTGGTTTGTTCGCAATTTATAAAAATTGTTGAGGAACGAATCCATATTTTAGAATACGGGTTGCTCGGCTGGCTGGCTGTGTGTGATGTTGTTGATAAACAGAGACATAAAACTTTTTTGTATGCTGGTGGCTTTGTTTTTTTAGTTGGTATGTTGGACGAAGGATTCCAGTATATCTTACCCAACAGGGTTTGTGATATCAGAGATGTGGTTTTTAATACTATTGGCGGTTTATGGGGTATAATATTAAGAATTTTGAAGTCATAA
- a CDS encoding HD domain-containing protein, translating into MATLTVNEIMNDIYVQALLDAADKNFAAIGYKEHGLRHAKLTSNIAGNILSHLGYPEKDVGFAKIAGYLHDIGNSVERRTHSLSGAILTKRILERFNMPYNEILVIMSAVGSHEEKDIVPNSHITAGVILGDKTDVHFSRVRTTKRTGLDKHTRVNLACKNSFLRVDAKTKTISLELAVDTVIVDIGEYFEIFLERMLQLKKAAKYFDCSFILYVNKNKFL; encoded by the coding sequence ATGGCTACTTTAACAGTAAACGAGATAATGAATGATATTTATGTCCAAGCGCTGCTTGATGCTGCGGATAAAAACTTTGCGGCGATTGGCTACAAAGAGCACGGCTTAAGGCATGCTAAACTCACATCTAATATAGCGGGAAATATCTTATCACATCTTGGTTATCCAGAAAAAGATGTTGGGTTCGCAAAAATAGCAGGATACCTGCACGATATTGGGAATTCAGTTGAAAGGCGAACGCATTCTTTATCCGGTGCAATCCTGACAAAACGGATTTTGGAACGATTCAACATGCCGTATAACGAAATTCTGGTAATAATGAGTGCAGTCGGCTCACACGAAGAAAAGGATATTGTTCCGAACTCGCATATTACTGCCGGTGTAATTTTAGGCGACAAGACAGATGTCCATTTTTCAAGAGTAAGAACTACCAAGCGCACCGGGCTTGACAAACATACCCGTGTGAATCTTGCCTGTAAAAATTCGTTTCTGCGAGTAGATGCAAAGACAAAAACTATCTCGTTAGAATTGGCTGTTGATACTGTGATTGTTGATATAGGCGAGTATTTTGAGATTTTTTTAGAACGAATGCTTCAGTTAAAAAAAGCAGCAAAATACTTTGACTGCTCATTCATACTTTATGTGAATAAGAACAAGTTCTTGTAA
- a CDS encoding AEC family transporter, protein MDLVFNLVLKIIPYILVGWLLSRLKIRSIETFIKYFVSFALYILIPLFIFFAMWSAPLKQNLNNTKNIGMIAVIVVLFGIFFAVVYSKIFYTDFRDTALPIIFMNSAYLAIPVNTVFFGTTATFYAIIYNITISILHFTIGLWIVSGSGKEIFRLPILYFAFLGILLNLTDVKIPLQLTGFSKMLTSVTLPVMLCLVGYQIKMLDYNMLKRTLVGVSLRMLGGVVVAFVFCKIFDITGITRSVCLISSSMPSAVNTYIFSKEYNADFSFASSMIVVGLIFSVILIPLILWLL, encoded by the coding sequence ATGGATTTGGTATTTAATCTTGTTCTAAAAATAATCCCGTATATTCTGGTTGGCTGGCTTTTATCAAGATTAAAAATAAGGTCTATAGAAACATTCATAAAGTATTTTGTCAGTTTTGCACTCTATATCCTGATTCCGTTGTTTATCTTTTTTGCAATGTGGTCTGCACCATTGAAACAGAACCTGAATAATACAAAAAACATTGGTATGATTGCTGTAATCGTTGTTCTGTTCGGGATTTTTTTTGCAGTAGTATATTCCAAAATTTTTTATACTGATTTCAGAGATACTGCATTGCCAATTATTTTTATGAATTCTGCATATCTGGCAATCCCGGTGAATACAGTTTTTTTCGGAACAACTGCCACTTTTTATGCTATAATCTATAATATCACAATCTCAATTTTGCATTTCACCATTGGCTTATGGATTGTAAGCGGTTCCGGTAAAGAAATATTTCGGCTGCCAATTTTATACTTTGCATTTTTAGGGATTCTGTTAAATCTAACAGATGTAAAAATACCATTACAGCTGACCGGTTTTTCAAAGATGCTAACATCGGTTACACTGCCAGTGATGTTATGTCTTGTTGGCTATCAAATAAAAATGCTTGATTACAATATGCTGAAAAGAACGCTTGTCGGTGTGTCACTGCGAATGCTCGGTGGTGTAGTTGTTGCATTTGTTTTCTGTAAGATATTTGATATAACTGGTATAACAAGAAGTGTCTGCCTGATATCAAGTTCTATGCCATCAGCAGTCAATACATATATTTTTTCTAAAGAATACAATGCTGATTTTTCGTTTGCTTCATCAATGATAGTAGTTGGTCTAATTTTTTCGGTAATTTTAATACCACTAATTTTATGGCTACTTTAA
- a CDS encoding SurA N-terminal domain-containing protein: protein MMDFIRRHMKTIFWVILLSFLFATFAYFGAGGYLTRGTDTIAVVNKERLSYSEYTKAVSRAIENYRSKKKDTEITDNDVQQIKREVLQDLVSEAAFYQSAKKYGFTVSDNEIRAYLQQIPAFQKNGHFDHQTYYQTVVYGLKMTPEEFENSRRKGLVVDKVRHLIFLISKVTDKEAEMEYLRRNGNFKNWDKEKDKFIETLRNEKRVLLFNQWITQLQKTTQIKDYLSKFEQLEKGSGRTQ, encoded by the coding sequence ATGATGGATTTTATCCGACGGCATATGAAGACAATTTTCTGGGTTATTTTGCTCAGTTTTTTATTTGCGACTTTTGCATATTTTGGTGCAGGCGGTTATCTAACGCGTGGTACTGACACAATCGCAGTAGTGAATAAAGAAAGACTTTCTTATTCTGAATATACGAAAGCGGTTTCCAGAGCAATTGAAAATTATAGAAGTAAAAAAAAGGATACTGAGATTACAGATAATGATGTTCAGCAGATAAAACGCGAAGTTTTGCAGGATTTGGTTTCTGAAGCAGCATTCTATCAGTCAGCAAAAAAATACGGATTCACAGTTAGTGATAATGAAATCAGAGCGTATCTGCAACAGATTCCTGCATTTCAGAAAAACGGGCATTTTGACCATCAGACATATTATCAGACAGTGGTATATGGCTTAAAAATGACGCCGGAAGAATTTGAGAATTCCCGGCGAAAAGGGCTGGTTGTGGATAAAGTTAGACATCTGATTTTTTTAATTTCTAAAGTTACTGATAAAGAAGCCGAGATGGAGTATTTAAGGCGAAATGGCAATTTTAAGAACTGGGATAAAGAAAAAGATAAATTCATAGAGACATTACGGAATGAAAAACGGGTTTTACTGTTTAACCAATGGATAACACAACTTCAGAAAACTACACAAATCAAGGACTATCTATCAAAATTTGAACAGTTAGAAAAAGGGTCGGGAAGAACACAATAA